The Parabacteroides sp. AD58 genome includes a window with the following:
- a CDS encoding diacylglycerol kinase family protein produces MKNSGFTWRKRLRSFKYAFHGIWLLVRYEHNAWIHCFAAVCVVVAGAVLGLSAAEWIVITFAIGLVLAAEAINSSIEALADLVSPGYNEAIKRTKDLAAGAVLILAIAAAVVGLIVFVPKLIIFVG; encoded by the coding sequence ATGAAGAACAGCGGATTTACCTGGCGGAAAAGGTTGCGGAGTTTTAAGTATGCCTTCCATGGAATCTGGTTGTTGGTGCGGTATGAGCATAATGCCTGGATTCATTGTTTTGCGGCTGTCTGCGTCGTTGTGGCAGGTGCTGTGCTGGGGCTTTCGGCAGCCGAATGGATTGTCATAACCTTTGCGATCGGATTGGTATTGGCGGCTGAGGCCATCAATTCGTCGATCGAGGCATTGGCCGATTTGGTCTCGCCGGGATACAACGAAGCAATCAAGCGGACGAAGGATCTGGCTGCCGGAGCTGTTCTGATATTGGCCATAGCTGCTGCTGTTGTGGGACTCATCGTCTTTGTACCTAAACTCATTATATTCGTTGGATAG
- a CDS encoding phosphatase PAP2 family protein, with product MYRYVLSALLAFSLFASAAGQELQVTGSRKAVRTSGDVLAFVTPVASLATVLTLQDWEGLKQGALSGVTTVGLTYALKYIVKKERPDRSDMHSFPSMHTSISFAGAAFIQRRYGWKWGIPAYVVSTYVGWSRVYGKKHDWWDVAAGAVIGAGSSYLFTRPFAKEHNLTISPVAGNGACGIYLSMHF from the coding sequence ATGTATCGATATGTATTGTCAGCCCTATTGGCTTTTAGCCTGTTCGCGTCTGCGGCAGGGCAGGAGCTGCAAGTTACCGGAAGCCGTAAAGCGGTACGTACTTCGGGTGATGTATTGGCTTTTGTTACGCCGGTGGCCAGTCTGGCAACCGTCTTGACCTTGCAGGATTGGGAAGGATTGAAACAGGGAGCGTTGTCGGGTGTGACAACCGTCGGCCTGACGTATGCCTTGAAATATATCGTCAAGAAAGAACGGCCGGATCGGAGTGATATGCATTCCTTTCCGTCGATGCATACTTCTATCTCTTTTGCCGGAGCTGCTTTTATCCAACGCCGCTATGGCTGGAAATGGGGCATTCCGGCTTATGTCGTTTCTACCTATGTCGGCTGGAGCCGTGTTTATGGCAAGAAACACGACTGGTGGGATGTGGCCGCCGGTGCGGTGATCGGAGCCGGCAGTTCGTATCTGTTTACTCGTCCGTTTGCCAAAGAACATAACCTGACGATTAGTCCGGTAGCCGGCAACGGCGCTTGTGGCATTTATCTGTCAATGCACTTTTAG
- a CDS encoding YihY/virulence factor BrkB family protein — protein MTEVKSRIQKIKEFLNWAIHFVTYDIWRITENEVSGLKVIYINAIKTIILAVRGFQSENLQTRASALTYNTLLAIVPLLAVLLGIAKGFGFQNTVRNTLLDYFPGHQIELDKAFEFVDSYLAQAQGGVILGIGLILLFYTVISLISSIEDTFNDIWQINKSRPWLRKVTDYLALFVIMPILLISSSGISIFLSTLQNSFLQHYLFLTPIVELILTITPYVFTSLAFTGLYIALPNTKVKFLNGLIAGIIAGCAFQFFQLLYISGQIWVSKYNAIYGSFAALPLLLLWLQLSWLICLFGAELSYASQNVKKFSFERDSTHISRRYKDFLTLLIATLIIKRFAEGGHPYTADKLSVMYKIPIRITTQILYNLTELGIISEVVIGNDNRIIHYQPAVDINKISVGYLFSKLDQHGSENFKIDTEKLFNNEWKTLLKIREDMMQNNDKILLKDL, from the coding sequence ATGACAGAAGTAAAATCACGTATCCAAAAAATAAAGGAATTCCTGAACTGGGCGATTCATTTCGTCACTTACGATATCTGGCGAATTACAGAAAACGAAGTGAGTGGCCTGAAAGTAATCTATATCAATGCGATTAAAACGATTATTTTAGCTGTCCGTGGTTTTCAGAGCGAGAATTTGCAGACGAGGGCTTCGGCTCTGACCTACAACACACTGTTAGCCATCGTTCCTTTACTGGCCGTATTATTAGGCATCGCGAAAGGATTCGGTTTTCAGAACACGGTGCGGAATACCTTACTGGATTATTTCCCCGGACATCAAATAGAACTCGATAAAGCCTTCGAGTTTGTAGACAGTTATTTAGCACAGGCACAGGGAGGCGTTATTCTCGGAATCGGTTTAATCCTGTTGTTTTATACTGTCATCAGCCTGATCTCGTCAATTGAAGATACCTTCAACGACATCTGGCAAATCAACAAATCACGTCCATGGCTACGCAAAGTAACAGACTATCTGGCTCTGTTCGTCATCATGCCGATCCTGTTGATTTCCTCAAGCGGTATATCAATCTTCCTCTCGACGCTGCAAAACTCATTTCTGCAGCATTATCTGTTTCTGACGCCTATTGTCGAACTGATCCTGACAATTACGCCTTATGTATTTACATCGCTGGCATTTACCGGACTCTACATCGCCTTGCCCAATACCAAGGTAAAATTCCTGAACGGACTGATTGCAGGAATCATTGCCGGTTGTGCCTTTCAGTTCTTCCAATTGCTATACATCAGCGGACAGATTTGGGTCAGTAAGTATAATGCCATTTACGGTAGTTTTGCCGCCTTGCCGCTGTTGCTTTTATGGTTGCAGTTGTCCTGGCTGATCTGTCTGTTTGGAGCGGAACTGTCATACGCTTCGCAGAATGTAAAGAAGTTCAGCTTCGAACGTGACAGCACGCACATCAGCCGGCGCTACAAAGATTTCCTTACACTGCTGATCGCAACGCTTATCATCAAACGCTTTGCGGAAGGCGGACATCCTTATACAGCCGACAAATTGTCTGTCATGTATAAAATTCCGATTCGAATCACCACGCAGATTCTTTATAACCTGACAGAATTAGGCATTATTTCAGAAGTGGTTATCGGGAATGACAACCGGATTATCCATTATCAGCCGGCCGTCGACATCAACAAGATCAGTGTAGGCTATCTTTTCAGCAAACTGGATCAGCACGGATCAGAGAATTTCAAGATCGACACTGAAAAGCTGTTCAACAATGAATGGAAAACGCTGCTCAAAATCAGGGAAGACATGATGCAGAACAACGACAAAATCCTATTGAAGGACCTTTAA
- a CDS encoding Do family serine endopeptidase encodes MNTIWKGVLGVALVAAVGSGAAIGTSAYMMNHQQYLVSGDSTSNVFSQPVRMVNYASVAAENTDFTMAAESAVHGVVHIMATQNADESASQRQYIDPFEYFFGFGGGGSFQRPKAQPRVGAGSGVIISTDGYIITNNHVIEGADELEVTLNDNRKFDAKLIGTDPATDIALIKIDAKDLPTIPFGDSEKLKVGEWVLAVGNPFNLTSTVTAGIVSAKGRGISLGSGDKSKIESFIQTDAAVNPGNSGGALVNTKGELVGINTAIYSETGSYAGYSFAVPISIAGKVASDLKQYGTVQRAVLGVQIIGVGDIMDQLSMPNVPDKYKEELKGMKENIKVSEGAYVAEFADRSVAKEAGIEVGDVIISVNGVKVKSANALQEQIGKYRPGDKVTVKVNRKGTEKSFEVQLKNAQGSTKVVTPSDGTELLGGAFKALTDKEKREYGVSYGIEVTGLTNGKLKDAGIKKGFIIMVVNNQRVKTPEDLEKIVDDILHGRAEDQGLFIKGFYPNGRTKYYAIDLAE; translated from the coding sequence ATGAATACAATTTGGAAAGGAGTCTTGGGTGTTGCCTTAGTTGCAGCCGTAGGTTCGGGTGCCGCAATCGGTACAAGTGCTTATATGATGAATCATCAGCAGTATTTGGTATCAGGCGACAGTACATCGAATGTGTTTAGTCAGCCGGTACGCATGGTGAATTATGCTTCGGTAGCTGCCGAAAATACTGATTTTACCATGGCGGCCGAAAGTGCGGTTCATGGCGTGGTGCATATCATGGCAACACAGAATGCTGATGAATCAGCTTCGCAGAGACAATATATAGATCCGTTTGAATATTTCTTCGGATTTGGTGGCGGCGGAAGTTTCCAACGTCCGAAAGCACAGCCGCGTGTGGGTGCGGGTTCGGGTGTGATCATTTCTACCGATGGATATATCATCACCAACAACCACGTGATTGAAGGTGCTGACGAGCTGGAAGTAACATTGAACGATAACCGGAAGTTCGACGCCAAGCTGATAGGAACTGATCCGGCTACGGATATCGCCTTGATCAAGATCGACGCAAAAGATCTGCCAACTATCCCGTTTGGTGATTCTGAAAAGCTGAAGGTCGGTGAATGGGTTTTGGCTGTCGGTAATCCGTTCAACCTGACGTCAACGGTGACTGCCGGTATTGTAAGTGCCAAAGGCCGTGGTATTTCTTTAGGCTCGGGCGACAAGAGTAAGATTGAGTCTTTTATCCAGACTGATGCGGCTGTCAATCCGGGTAATAGTGGTGGCGCCTTGGTGAACACCAAAGGTGAACTGGTTGGAATCAATACAGCCATCTATTCAGAGACGGGTAGTTATGCCGGATATTCATTTGCTGTACCTATCAGTATCGCGGGAAAGGTTGCCAGCGACCTGAAGCAATACGGAACCGTACAGCGTGCTGTGCTGGGTGTACAGATTATTGGAGTAGGCGACATCATGGATCAGCTGAGTATGCCGAATGTACCGGATAAATATAAAGAAGAGCTGAAAGGCATGAAAGAAAACATCAAGGTTTCAGAAGGTGCTTATGTAGCCGAGTTTGCTGACCGCAGTGTGGCTAAAGAAGCTGGTATTGAAGTTGGTGATGTGATCATTTCTGTGAATGGTGTAAAAGTGAAATCGGCAAATGCCCTGCAGGAACAGATCGGTAAATACCGCCCGGGTGATAAAGTAACCGTAAAGGTAAATCGTAAAGGTACTGAAAAGAGCTTTGAAGTGCAGTTGAAGAATGCCCAGGGAAGCACGAAGGTGGTTACACCGAGTGATGGAACTGAATTACTTGGTGGAGCATTCAAGGCTTTGACAGATAAGGAAAAACGTGAGTATGGCGTCAGCTATGGTATTGAAGTGACCGGATTGACCAACGGTAAGTTGAAGGATGCCGGCATTAAGAAAGGTTTCATCATCATGGTTGTAAACAACCAGCGTGTAAAGACTCCGGAAGATCTGGAGAAAATTGTAGATGATATTTTACATGGTCGTGCGGAAGACCAGGGCTTGTTCATCAAAGGTTTCTATCCGAATGGCCGGACAAAATATTACGCTATCGACTTGGCTGAATAA